The segment GCCAAAATAAACTGTAACATTACCTCAAAATACACAAATCTCCCAATTACATATTGACATCCAACAGCTTAAAACATACCATAATATCACGTCAGCTTAAAAAACAGTACCCTCCCCTTCTCACCCTCTAACTGAAGATGTATTGAAGGACTTCACGTGCAGAGGGGATCAATGGTTTGCAGTGACCTCAAACCCTTACAACAAAGGTGCACCAGCACATCTGCTTTTTTAGAAGTTTAAAGAAATTCGGCACATCACCGAATACTCtaacaaacatctacagatgcactgcagaaagcatCTGGACTAGTTGCATCATCACCCGATATCGAAATTTCAATTACAGGAATTCAAGAAGTCGCAGAATGCGTCAGGTTTCTGCAACAGTGCACTGGCTGCTCAACCAAAACTGTTGGGTTTCTCTGTGTAAACTGCGGCTCTTGCTTCTCGTGCAATCGTCCCCACAGTTGTGCAATGACTTCTCACAGCTGCCAACGTTGGCCTAGCAGCGCAGTCTCTGTTGCCAGTTCTTAAAGGGACACTCCACACTGCTGCAACTAGAAGGGAGTGCTGCTCATGCATgaatggaggggagtgggtgggtggagtgCGCAAATCACAATCCATACCAATGATTGGGCAAGGAGATAACATGCAGTGTATCCAAGTTTGCTGaactgcccacccacccaccctgcacggggggggggggggaagagttgggAAGGCGAGGACTCTGCGAGACTGCACCGGTCGCCGCGGACTCACCTCTCATCGTTGCTGCCGAGGAGGGGGTTTAACCCCGAGATGCCCGGCAGGTTAATGTGGTCCTTGATGACCATCAGGTCACCTACTTGGGACTTCTCGCCCAGCCCTCCAGCAGCATTGGTGACGATCAGGGCCCGGGCTCCCATTAAATGGAAGACGCGGACTGGAAAGGTCACCTGTGGAGGAGCAGCGCAGCACGTCAATCTGTTGCTCGTGGAGGAACCCGACTCCCTGGTGCAGCCAGTGCCTCCATCCAGCTGCCCAACCTCACAATTACAAATCCACTTCCGACTCCCAGGTGTACAAAACATAGATGCCAGAAATAGCAAATACATTTAACACTCTTGACACCTTTGACAGAAGGCAAAGATCTGCCAGTTTAGCTATCTGTCAGTGACTGTCAGGGCAGTTTGGGGATAGGATCTCTGCATGATGCCGCCTGGGGCCCAACCGGTCACCACTTTCATTTCTcaaccactctccctcccccccaccccccccccacatcccacctCACCCTTACCTCCCACTTACTATAAACCAATTTTGACTTTTCttctaaagatagacaaaaaaagatggagtaactcagccttctCGTAGACAGAAGAGTaacagacccttctcgacccgaaatgtcacccattccttctctccagagatgctgcctgtcccgctgagttactccagctttttgtgtctatcttcggtttaaaccaacatctgcagttccttcctacacttccccTTTCTTTTATGCTCTTAGTCAACTCCACACTCTTTTGGtccttctcatttccttttctCACTTCCACTTCAAAGTTTCTGTGCGAAGCCAGGCTCTCAACCTGACGGGTTGAGGAAGTCAAATAGAAGAAAATGTGATCTGATATCCTTTACAGAGCCATGGCTGCGGGATGATGGACTGAGCACTGAGGGGGCCACGATATTTGGGAATGTCAGGAAGGTAGAGGGGTGGCTCTGTCAATGAATGAGAGTATCTGGACTCAAGAGAGTCGACCAAAGTTCAGGAAACCAGGACATAGCAGCAGTCTGGTAGGAATAGAAAATCATACATGGTATCATGAATAGGAAATGACCACACGataggacagtctgaagaagggtctcgacccgaaacgtcacccattccttctctcctgagatgctgcctgacctgctgagttactccagcattttgtgaataaataccttcgatttgtaccagcatctgcagttattttcttacacgatagGACAGAATATGAGGAAATAAATAATGGAGTATTTCCTAATGGTGACAGATAATGGACTGGGGCTGGATATTAACCTACTGGAAAAATCACATCGGGGAAGATATTCAGGGTGAGAAGTTCAGAGATTATTTGCAGGATAATTTCTGAGAATAATTTCTGTATCTGGAGCAGTTCGGAGAAAGCTCACTTGACTGAGGTGAAGATGAAGTGAATTTATTTCTCTCAGAGCGTCACGAGTCTTTTGCTCTCTCTTCCTCAAAGGGCGGTGGAAACAGAGACTATGGGTATAAGACTGAGGTAGGTAAATTCTTGATAAGCAAGAGGGTGAAAAGGATAAGCAGGTTGTCTTGAGGAATGGATGCACAGCCTTTATAAACGGGAGATTAGAAGCACAAGAGTGTGTGATTGAAACAAATTTGGAGAATCTTGACAGGGAGGAtgattccacttgtgggagaatccTGATCGAGGCTATAACAAAAATAAGGGGTCATCCATTTAAAGCAGGGATGAGGTCCATCacggagaagttatacttcacccttgttagaacTCATTTGGACTGCGCAGTTGCAACATGGGATCCacacacaaatagaaacatttcttccatcgaacgtgtccaaagacaggcagctcaatTTGTTACAAATActtatgagagagaagcgagtgttaccaaacttctaaattcattggggtggaacccaCTCCAAGACAGAcgcaaagcccaccgtttgacctgtttttacaaaatgttaaatggtcagctcgacatagatgaccaaatctacaccaaacccaaacctatcaggagcagacgagggcattctattcaattcgagataccagctaccaagacagatgtgtataacaattcattcttccctcacacaattaaagcatggaataatcttcaccctactatagatactcaaccagacgcaactaaatttaaggtagctcttcttctccaagaagcccttcttgcttaagtccatactctgccacctccagtttaaattccatctggaatattttggaggaccaaaaaCCAAGAAGTGAATTTGTTTTCTTTTGGAGGGCTACACACAGCACAAAGAAGcacacataatacacacacccaacacactcTCACGTCAAGCACACATAGAAGTACAATAGGCACACATAGGCACACACAAACACCAACCAAGCCTACACAGTTACACCTTGCATAAACACAagcacacacccaacacacacacacacccaactcACATATATACCTTTTTGATACAGTAGCCTTCGTAAAGGTGGAAGCGGCCCTTCATGAAGACGCACTGTTTGCCACTCAGTTCCCCGAAGACCAGTTTTCCCTCGTGCCCTGGAACTTAAAGACATAGGACAGCATTCAATAGATTTATCTCTAGCCATGACCCTTAAAGTAGCCTTCAGCCATATTCTGGCTGAACACAAGGCAGATTTGAGTGGACAATGGGAGGTGTTTGTCACTGATCACCCATGGAAGGACGAAGGAAATTCTCCTCCCTCCTTCGCTGCTGCCTCTTCTTGGGTGCCTGCTGTTGGTCAGATATACTGGAAGAATGTCGAAGataaaacagcacaggaacaggccctttggcccacaatgtccaggccgaacacgataccaagttaaattaatgtcggctgcctgcatatgatctatatccctcctttcctgcatatctatatgcctaaATAAAGGCCTGTTAAATGCTATAATTGTGTCTGCCGCCTGTCTAAATCTTTtccactgagtatttccagtcaaCAATGGGTCAGTAGTATTTGTGTTGTCCGGCTGTACTGAGGAACGTGGAAAATGCTTTTGGTCAGGTGTACTGGGAGAACATAGTGTTTTTGTTGTCTGGGTGTACTGAGGGACTGTTATGTGTGTTTGTTGGCTGGATGTATTGGGGGACTGTAGTGTCAGTGTTACTGGGTGCCTGTAGTGTATGCTGTTGGTCAGGTGTACCTGGTTATGAAGTGTGTGCTGTTGGCCGGGTGTACTGGGGGAACATAGCGTTTGCTTTTGATAGGGCATACTGGGAGACTATAGAGTGTGCTGTAATTTGGGTAGTATGTGGGTTTGTCAGCTctactgaggaatgtggggacTAGGATGAGATGTACTGGGGAATTTTAGTGTGGCGGGTGTCTGGTATACTGGGGGACTGCAGCATGTGATGTTGGTCTGGTATACTGGGGGGCAATAGAATGAGCTGTAGTTCAGTtcactagtatgtaggatagtcagCTATACTGGGGGACAGTGGGGACTGGGATGGGGTGTATTGGGGAACTGTAGTGTGTGCTGTAGTCTTGTATACTGGGGGACTGCAGTGTGTGCCGTTGGTCTGGTGTACTATGGaaatgtagtgtgtgtgtgtagtctaGTATACTGGTGAACTGTAGTGTGTGCTGTAGTCTGGTGTACTGGGGAACTGTAGAGTGTGCTGTAGTTTAGTATACTGTGGAAATGTAGTGTGTGCTGTAGTCTGGTATACTGGGGAATTGTAGTGTGTGCTGTAGTCTGGTATACTGGGGGACTGCAGTGTGTTGTCGTGCTGTCCTGGGGACAGCAGTGCGTTATTGGTGCGGACAGCGAGCCTGCTAACCTGTGCTCTGAGGGAATCCCGGGATCTTCTCGTACGGGATCTCGGTCTTGTTGCTCAGCAGGTCGGTGAGTCCCCCGAGGCCTGACCCACAGATGACAGCCAGACAGGGCCGTGTGCTGGTCTGGGCCAACAACCAATCAGCAGTTTCCTTACAGTCATCAAATGGGATGCTGCaatggtgagagaggagagaaggtgACAGTGTGCCGACAGCggtggggaggatggggtggggtggggtaaggGTAGCCCCGGAGATGGAAGCACAGAAgcaaaataggcccttctgcctacaAATTCATGCTGGCCATCAAATACTAATCTTCACTCATCCAGCTCTTGGTCCACAACCTTCTCTGCCTCAATGCTTCAAGTGTTCGTCCAGATATTTCACAAGAGCTGTGAGTGTCTCTACCTGGACCACTCCCTAACGTACGACATTCCAGATTCCAGCCACCCAAGTGGGAAACGATGCTTTCCTCTGATCCCCTTTATCCTAAACCGACTTCTTCTGGTTTTTTCACATCTCTTTTCTCAGGAAAATCTCTAAATATTTATCCAATCAATGCCTCTCCCCATTTATACACCTTGATCaggtcctccctcagcctcctcagctccaaggaaaacagacccagccttttcaatctctcctcatgtgACATTTCACCTCAGGCAGGATCCCAGTGAGTCACCTCTGCCTGTTATCGTGTCCTTCCCAACCTTttgaaaaaaagtattttcccccctcaccttaaatctatgccctctagttttacactCGTCTGACTATCTACCCAGTCAACGCCacccatgattttatatatctttataagattacccctcagcaccccttgctccagagaaagcagtgccagcctatccagtctctccttgcaGAGCTAGCAACATCCATGTGGAAAATCTCCGCATTGTCTCTAGCTAAATTACATTATTTTGAAAGATTCAATTAAATTAGTCGGACAGGATCTTCCACCAACAAATCTGTGCTTTATATACCTTATCaatccctgcctttccaaatgcagattAATCCTGTACCtttgattttttccccccaataacTTCCCTACCTCTGACGTTCGACTCACTAGCCTATGGTTACCAGGTttatcccttcttgaataaaggaacCACATTTACTGTTGTCCAGTCATCTGGCAACTCACTTGTGATCAGCAGATTTAAAAATCCCCGTCAGGACCCAGAAATCTCCTCCCTTGTCTTCCATAGCAATCTGGGTTAGATCTCATCTGGGCCTGGTGATTTATACTGTTATCCCCATCATAACATCAAACATCTCTTTTTTTAATATGATCCAGAATTTTACCAATTCCCACCCAGAATTCTCCAATCACAATGCCCATCTCCTTCGTGAAAATTGATGTGAAGTATTTATTTGCGAAAGGACAGAGACAGGGGTTGATTGTGAAGGATAAAGGGTGATGGTGTACCGGAGACAATGAGTGTAGTATTTGGCTGGTCTGTGCTGGGAAAGGAGAGGGATGGGGTTGGGaagaagtggggttgaggggtgggTTGAGGTGTTTGCAGTGGGATCCGGGTAGGGAATAGATTCATAGtgtcacacagcaaggaaacaggccatttggcccaatgcgtctgtgctgaccaagttgcccaatCTTGTCAGTTCCATTTGCCTTTGGCTGGCTCGTATGCTACTAAAGCTGGGGTAGGGTGAGGCAGGAGTGTAAGATGCACAGGGCGGGGCATGGGGAAGGATGCTGAGGTGAGGTGGTCTAAGTAGGAGAGAGTTGGGCGCGGCGGTTTCCGTGACGTGTGGTATAGGatgagtggggtgagggaggaagtAGGTGGATGGAGAGAATGGAGCGAGGAGGCCAGGTGAAGGGGAGGTATTTAGGGAGAGAGTGGGAAGTGTTAATGGACAGTTTGGTTCTCATTCCCAATCATTTGGCTGACAGTGATATTGTGCTGAGTGACAGGAGTATCAGGGTTTCGTCACTCGTTTCTAAAGTTTGACATTTATAAGGTGAGACTGGGGCTACAGATTAAAGCAGCCAAATATTTTATGGCAGCTGTTAACAATAGGTTTCCAACAGTGTGCTAAATGCACTGTTCCATGCGAATGAGTAGTATAACTTTGGAGACTTTGGCATGCGTGACAGGTCAGGGACTCTATCCAAGTTACAGGCAGCAATGCAGTTAGAGCCCTCAGTAAATTCTCCCCAGACATGCAGTCGTGGGCAGGAGACTGAGGTCAGGGACTGAGGCTGGTTGTGGAGGGAGGTTCTGCTGAGGAAATGAGGTCCACGCCTATCTGCGAGACACAGACCAATGTTCAGTGGTGGGATTGTGGATCAGTAGGGGAATTGTACGAGAGTTGATGTTGAGCCTTTGTGAGGAGAGGTGCTCCAGATTAAGTTGCTGGAGCATTGAAATATTTATACAGTTAAATTAACATCCTATGCTCAATGTCAATGTGGAACGTTAAATGGTAGGTTTCTGCTTCATCGGTAAAAGGATCTCTAAATGTAAGTCAGGTTATTCACAAACACAGATATAAATGCAGATAcaaacacatatatgcacacagatGCGTAAATGCACATACAAAACACATGCACAAAACCTGAATTGCTGTCtctggagtgctggaggctgaAGGACTTACTGGAGGAGTTTAGgtcgttatgtaggttaattggcttggtaaatgtaaaaattgtccccagtgggagtaggatagtgttaaaaattgtcctgGTTATGAAGTGTgtgcacaagatacaagatacaagaggCTTAAATAGGATTGGCAGTCAGAGTCGTTTTTAAGGTGGAACTGTCGAATACTATTAAAAATATGCATAGCATTTGGGGGTGGTGATATTTGGGGAGTGGAGATACttgagggatgggggtggggatgttTGTGGCTGTGGGGACATTTGGGGATGTTTAAGCAGGGAGGTTTGAGGGGTCTGGGGTTATTTGGGAAGATCAGCTGATGGCAGCTGCATCGGTTTGATGTACTGGTTTAATGGCTTTCATTACCCACAGAACCTGCCCAACACGCTGTCTTGGGACAACAGCATGTCCTCCAACCAAGTGACAAGAGGCCGTGGTCCTTGGGACCTTCGGTGGTCATGTCCTTGGATACAACTCCCGCCTTCTCACTGCCAGCTGTACTCCGTCCTTACCCGTCAGTGAAATGTTGGCCAGATATCTATTGCATTGTCAAGGCAGCCCCCCCCCACCGACCCGGCTAGGACCAGCTCTGCCGCTGCTGATACCCTCACAGGCTTTCTGAAGCCTCCAATCATGACCATTCTAACATTCGGTTTTCTTCCGACCTCTGATGAATGTATCAGAATACATCCCATTTACCCGGTGCCATGAACTGCCCGAAACGCGAGTCAATTTCCAAAATTCTCACCCACACTTTTAACTATCTTCATTCTCTTCTACTCTCCCTGCGAAACCACTGCTTTTACCAGTGGCGTTTTCTCATCCTTCCATCAATGACAGATGCGTTTTCATAGCCATGAACGTGACGTGATGAAGGGTCTCCTACCTGAAGTATGAACTATCTAATTAAATCTAATTTCTGAACAAACTTTGCCATAgcatcatagagagatacagcatagaaacagtgccttaggcccactgagtccacaccagcaactgaacacccatttacactaattctacagAAATCCCAatattttttattctccccacataccCATCAGTTCTGCCCAGATTCAACACAGTGGGggtaatttgcagtggccaacaAACCTATTAAgcttttgggatttgggaggaaactagagcaccttgggtaaacccatgtggtcacagggagaacatgcaaactccacactgacagcaaccaaagtcaggattgaacctgggtctctggagatgtgaggcagcagctctagtgccactgtgccacctttctgCATCACTGCAGCTCACTTTTTTTGTGGCTTACTACCACCTTCTTGTGGTAAACCAAGGATTACCAAGCTCTTggttggtaaacctcctctgaagtaCCTCAGGATATCTTCCTACCTCGAAGGTGCTTTTCAAAGGCAGGTTATTGTTACAATAAAAAGAAGAGGATTCTTGGTATATAAAACAAGAAAACGCGGGAACCAAACCAAAATTTAAGCTGGGTCCATGCGGAGAGATCGGTTCAATAAAAGGCAACCGATTGATAGTGAGAGAAAAATACAGGTACCCACGGTTTCAAAATACCCTCGAAAGGAGAACTGAATTGGCCCAGATGTTTCTGATACTCCCTGTAAATGCAGCCTCTCCAGGATTATCAAGCCTCAGCTCCGTGTTATTACAGTTAAGCTTGCTTCATTTCTTTGATGGGATTACTGGCAATGTTCCTTCTACTCACTGTGTCGTGAGATTGCCTTTCTATGGTATCTACCGTGCACCTGACTGACACACATCAAAAACACCAGTTGGAtgttgagtgtaagaaaataactgcagatgctggtacaaatcgaaggtatttatttcacaaaatgctggagtaactcagcaggtcaggcagcatctcaggagagaaggaatgggtgacgtttcgggtcgagacccttcttcagactgaggaagggtctcgaccggaaacgtcacccatttccttctctcctgagatgctgcctgacctgctgagttactccagcattttgtgaaatagttgAATGTTGAGGTTATTTCTGTACTTATTGACAAAGGGTGTCGACTCCAAAACCCAGTCAGTGCAATTATTCTGGCTGGAGAGGTCCCTCTGCACTGGCTATGTAGAGAGGAAGCACACACCCTCGCCAAATACAGCAGCATTAAAACACACTCACTCATGCACTCTCTCTAAAAAATTGcctcatatttaaaaaaaagatccacACGAAAGCACTGCAAACCTTTGGAACAAGTTATACGTAATTTATAAGATGGCCCAGGATGACTCCAGTGTGACTCCTTTACAGGGGAAATTCATgctgacccccttactaatcaagaatatgtcaatctccgccttaaaaatacccaatggcttggcttccacagccgtctgtggcaatgaattccacagagtcatcaccctctgactaaagaaattcttcctcatctcttttctaaaggtacatccattTATTTTGAAGATatgcccctggtcctagactctcccagtattGGAAAtattctcttcacatccactctatccaggcctttcactattcagttgcATGATCAATAACCCTCTGCATTTCTTTACTCCGAAGGCTTCATATTTAATAGTATCGTTGAAATGCATATGATTGTGTTTTAAGCTATAACATGTGAAAGAAGTGTTGAGTTTtaaagaaagagggagggaaagaaaggagagagtggggagggagagggggagagagaggggaaaaagagggcagagagagggggagagaggtgagagatggggagagagaggagaggggggagagggagaggagagaggggggagggggggagtgagagggggagagagaggaatggaaggggaagaggtgaaaaagggagggggagagggagaagggggggagtgggggagaaagagagaaggagagaaggagagaaataATGAATGAGGGGGTTCAAAAGCTGTTTGTTAAGTCTCTGCTGGGTGGAAATTTGTATTAATGCTCTGTTCTGTCTATACAGCCAGAAATAGAATATGACTAAGAGAAAGAATGTTTGTTATTTGGTGTGTAATTGCTGCACCTCATAAGCCGAGTGAACCTAACTCTACACAACAAAAAATCTACCTTTTGCCTTTGTTCTCTGAATAATTATTGATGTTGTATTTCATATTCGAAAGGAACTATTTATACCTTTAAGTATTGTCTGCAAAGGTTCATGAAGAAAGAAAGCACAAGCCATGATTTTGTTATTTTCAAGCCCTGTTCTCGTTATCTCTTTCTTTGTTCTTTGAATTAATATTGGAACAATCGCGCGCACACACGCTTCACAAATTGAAATGCTGCCAGTCAGGATGAATCTGCAGAAAAGTTAATCCTTTCTCTGATCCAATTAACAACCCAGAAAGAGTAGGGTCTCAGAAAAATAGCAGCTGTTGAGATAGTGGACACATTGCTTTTAATCTTCCAAAATTTCGTAGACTCAGGGAAAATTCCATTTGACTGAAAAATGAAAAGTGAAACTTTATTATCGAAAATGAGAGGGAGATTAAAAGCAGGAAACTGTATGTCAGTTAGCTTAACATTGTCAAATGAAAATGTTAGAATCTGTTATTAAATATGCCATAGAGGGTTACTCATGAAAATATACGTTAATCGGgtaaagtcaacatggttttgtgaaaatGAAATCATGTTAGACCAACTTATTGGAGTTCTCATGAGTAATGTGTACTGTGGAtttaaaggagggggggggggggggcaatggatGTACTATACTGAGATTTCAAGAAGGCATTCAATGAGATGTCATATTAAAGGTTATTGCAGAAGATAAATTATCATGGGATGGGACGTAA is part of the Rhinoraja longicauda isolate Sanriku21f chromosome 6, sRhiLon1.1, whole genome shotgun sequence genome and harbors:
- the pnp6 gene encoding purine nucleoside phosphorylase 6, translating into MAAVECSIPFDDCKETADWLLAQTSTRPCLAVICGSGLGGLTDLLSNKTEIPYEKIPGFPQSTVPGHEGKLVFGELSGKQCVFMKGRFHLYEGYCIKKVTFPVRVFHLMGARALIVTNAAGGLGEKSQVGDLMVIKDHINLPGISGLNPLLGSNDERFGPRFPCMSDAYDLNYRRLALDSALELGYQDFVREGVYCMVAGPSYETVSECRMLKTFGADAVGMSTVPEVIVARHSGMRVFGISLITNQAVMDYDSRVKADHQEVLRVAHDRAHDLQRLVAKVVEKME